Proteins encoded by one window of Xiphias gladius isolate SHS-SW01 ecotype Sanya breed wild chromosome 15, ASM1685928v1, whole genome shotgun sequence:
- the pla2g12a gene encoding group XIIA secretory phospholipase A2, producing the protein MLCHSYTCVLLLVLCSGGCFPHVSACEREPETPDWRMTLRTIRNGIHKIDTYLNAALDLFGGDDGLCHYRCSDGYKPAPRPGYRHPPPNGCGSPLFGFQFDIGIPTMTKCCNQHDRCYDTCGQAKHDCDDQFQDCLETICRNVQRTLGLAQSVQACESAVTLLFDAVMHLGCKPYLDSQRESCVCQYEVKREL; encoded by the exons ATGCTCTGCCACAGCTACACTTGCGTTCTCCTGTTGGTTTTGTGCTCCGGCGGATGTTTCCCACATGTGTCTGCCTGCGAACGAGAGCCCGAGACCCCAGACTGGAGGATGACTCTGAGAACTATTCGTAACGGAATACACAAGATCGACACATACCTGAACGCGGCGCTGGACTTGTTTGGTGGCGATGACGGGCTGTGTCATTACAGGTGTAGCGACG GTTACAAGCCCGCCCCTCGTCCCGGCTACCGGCACCCACCGCCAAACGGATGCGGCTCCCCGCTGTTCGGATTCCAG TTTGACATAGGCATCCCGACCATGACCAAATGCTGTAACCAACACGATCGCTGCTATGACACCTGTGGCCAAGCGAAGCACGACTGCGATGACCAGTTCCAGGACTGTCTCGAGACCATCTGCCGGAACGTGCAAAGAACCCTGGGACTGGCCCAGAGTGTCCAAG CCTGCGAGTCGGCGGTGACCCTGCTGTTTGACGCCGTTATGCACCTGGGATGCAAGCCGTACCTGGACAGCCAGAGAGAGTCCTGCGTGTGTCAGTACGAAGTGAAGAGGGAACTGTGA
- the LOC120800850 gene encoding caspase-6-like isoform X1 — protein sequence MSDTARDSCEACTENLTETDAFIRRSLALDPAEEYKMNNKRRGLALIFNQERFFWRLGLTDRYGTNADRYNLEKRLNELDFEVKSYDNYKEVEVMEIINEAAGANHSDADCFLLVFLSHGIDDQVYTYDGKISIPDITSMFKGDKCRSLVGKPKIFILQACRGDKHDDPVRAYDAVDSELRTNEVVVDASPVCTLPAGADFIMCYSVAEGYYSHRETINGSWYIQDLCELLQKYGDSLEFTELLTLVNRKVSMRSVGNCSDRSAIGKKQIPCFASMLTKKLYFRPKK from the exons ATGTCTGACACGGCACGGGACAGCTGTGAAG catgcACCGAGAACCTAACAGAGACCGATGCCTTCATCAGACG CTCCCTAGCTTTGGATCCTGCGGAGGAGTACAAGATGAACAACAAACGACGAGGCCTTGCGCTCATCTTTAACCAGGAGCGCTTCTTCTGGCGCCTGGGGTTGACCGATAGATACGGAACCAACGCTGACCGCTACAACTTGGAGAAAAG ACTGAACGAGCTGGACTTTGAAGTGAAGAGTTATGATAACTACAAAGAGGTTGAAGTCATGGAAATAATCAATGAAG CTGCCGGAGCCAATCATTCAGATGCAGACTGCTTTTTGCTCGTGTTCCTGAGCCATGGCATAGATGACCAGGTTTACACCTACGATGGCAAGATCAGCATCCCGGATATCACGTCCATGTTCAAAGGAGACAAGTGCAGAAGCCTTGTAGGAAAGCCAAAGATCTTTATATTGCag GCATGCCGCGGAGACAAGCACGATGACCCAGTGAGAGCCTACGATGCCGTGGACAGTGAGTTAAGGACGAACGAGGTGGTGGTGGACGCCAGCCCTGTATGCACCCTCCCTGCTGGAGCCGATTTCATCATGTGCTACTCTGTGGCTGAAG GCTACTATTCCCACCGGGAGACCATCAATGGATCCTGGTATATTCAGGATCTGTGTGAGCTGCTTCAAAAGTACGGGGATTCCCTTGAATTCACAGAGTTACTCACACTGGTCAACAGAAAAGTGTCAATGAGGAGCGTTGGGAACTGTAGTGACCGGAGTGCCATTGGGAAGAAGCAGATACCTTGCTTTGCTTCAATGCTCACCAAGAAACTCTACTTCCGACCAAAAAAGTAA
- the LOC120800848 gene encoding calcium uniporter regulatory subunit MCUb, mitochondrial-like isoform X3: MRVVQQGRPLLGSCQALFYSTLPPSSDVSLKYKYGRLVLEVPLPSRNEKCLFFLRPMLMSVGDLIADLQREDPGATASVFSKDGERVANTTLIDGLLDKDFQLVINDAVYDVQSPEKVCVSSEHALELEDMKHVVHLLHTALHLPEHHLLKERELLEKLDNLKQELSPLEKMKAQLSHTSDFKTSKVLWTGMALLSVQGGALAWLTWWVYSWDVMEPVTYFITYATSIGAFAYYVLTKQDYLYPDAKDRQFLHYFYKGASKKKFNVKKYNELKDELAQVEEDLRRLKYPTQLQLPIEQIQPKP, from the exons atgagagtg gTTCAACAGGGGCGGCCTCTACTTGGAAGTTGTCAGGCTCTTTTCTACAGTACACTCCCGCCATCCAGTG ATGTGTCTTTGAAGTACAAATATGGCCGCCTGGTTCTGGAGGTCCCGTTGCCATCTAGGAATGAGAAGTGTCTGTTCTTCCTCAGACCCATGCTGATGAGTGTAGGAGACCTGATCGCAGATCTGCAGAGAGAGGACCCTGGAGCTACTGCTTCGGTATTTTCCAAGG ACGGAGAGCGTGTAGCCAACACCACGCTGATAGACGGTCTGCTGGACAAGGACTTCCAGCTCGTCATCAACGATGCAGTTTATGACGTCCAGTCGCCTGAAAAGG tgtgtgtgtccagtgagCACGCCTTGGAGCTGGAGGACATGAAACATGTTGTGCATCTGCTACACACAGCGCTCCACCTGCCTGAACACCACTtgctgaaagagagggagctgCTGGAGAAACTGGACAACCTCAAACAAGAACTTTCGCCTCTAGAGAAG ATGAAGGCACAGCTGTCCCATACATCAGACTTCAAGACATCCAAGGTTCTCTGGACCGGCATGGCCCTATTATCTGTGCAGGGTGGCGCTCTGGCCTGGCTCACCTGGTGGGTCTATTCGTGGGATGTAATGGAACCCGTCACTTATTTCATCACCTACGCCACCAGCATTGGAGCCTTCGCCTATTACGTCCTGACCAAACAG GATTATTTGTACCCAGATGCTAAAGACAGACAGTTCCTGCATTACTTTTACAAGGGGGCCAGCAAGAAGAAAttcaatgtgaaaaaatacaatgagTTGAAGGATGAACTGGCTCAG gtGGAGGAGGACCTGAGGCGTCTGAAATATCCAACTCAACTCCAGCTGCCAATCGAACAGATCCAGCCAAAGCCATGA
- the LOC120800850 gene encoding caspase-6-like isoform X2, giving the protein MNNKRRGLALIFNQERFFWRLGLTDRYGTNADRYNLEKRLNELDFEVKSYDNYKEVEVMEIINEAAGANHSDADCFLLVFLSHGIDDQVYTYDGKISIPDITSMFKGDKCRSLVGKPKIFILQACRGDKHDDPVRAYDAVDSELRTNEVVVDASPVCTLPAGADFIMCYSVAEGYYSHRETINGSWYIQDLCELLQKYGDSLEFTELLTLVNRKVSMRSVGNCSDRSAIGKKQIPCFASMLTKKLYFRPKK; this is encoded by the exons ATGAACAACAAACGACGAGGCCTTGCGCTCATCTTTAACCAGGAGCGCTTCTTCTGGCGCCTGGGGTTGACCGATAGATACGGAACCAACGCTGACCGCTACAACTTGGAGAAAAG ACTGAACGAGCTGGACTTTGAAGTGAAGAGTTATGATAACTACAAAGAGGTTGAAGTCATGGAAATAATCAATGAAG CTGCCGGAGCCAATCATTCAGATGCAGACTGCTTTTTGCTCGTGTTCCTGAGCCATGGCATAGATGACCAGGTTTACACCTACGATGGCAAGATCAGCATCCCGGATATCACGTCCATGTTCAAAGGAGACAAGTGCAGAAGCCTTGTAGGAAAGCCAAAGATCTTTATATTGCag GCATGCCGCGGAGACAAGCACGATGACCCAGTGAGAGCCTACGATGCCGTGGACAGTGAGTTAAGGACGAACGAGGTGGTGGTGGACGCCAGCCCTGTATGCACCCTCCCTGCTGGAGCCGATTTCATCATGTGCTACTCTGTGGCTGAAG GCTACTATTCCCACCGGGAGACCATCAATGGATCCTGGTATATTCAGGATCTGTGTGAGCTGCTTCAAAAGTACGGGGATTCCCTTGAATTCACAGAGTTACTCACACTGGTCAACAGAAAAGTGTCAATGAGGAGCGTTGGGAACTGTAGTGACCGGAGTGCCATTGGGAAGAAGCAGATACCTTGCTTTGCTTCAATGCTCACCAAGAAACTCTACTTCCGACCAAAAAAGTAA
- the LOC120800848 gene encoding calcium uniporter regulatory subunit MCUb, mitochondrial-like isoform X2: MFSGKVQQGRPLLGSCQALFYSTLPPSSDVSLKYKYGRLVLEVPLPSRNEKCLFFLRPMLMSVGDLIADLQREDPGATASVFSKDGERVANTTLIDGLLDKDFQLVINDAVYDVQSPEKVCVSSEHALELEDMKHVVHLLHTALHLPEHHLLKERELLEKLDNLKQELSPLEKMKAQLSHTSDFKTSKVLWTGMALLSVQGGALAWLTWWVYSWDVMEPVTYFITYATSIGAFAYYVLTKQDYLYPDAKDRQFLHYFYKGASKKKFNVKKYNELKDELAQVEEDLRRLKYPTQLQLPIEQIQPKP, translated from the exons ATGTTCAGCGGAAAG gTTCAACAGGGGCGGCCTCTACTTGGAAGTTGTCAGGCTCTTTTCTACAGTACACTCCCGCCATCCAGTG ATGTGTCTTTGAAGTACAAATATGGCCGCCTGGTTCTGGAGGTCCCGTTGCCATCTAGGAATGAGAAGTGTCTGTTCTTCCTCAGACCCATGCTGATGAGTGTAGGAGACCTGATCGCAGATCTGCAGAGAGAGGACCCTGGAGCTACTGCTTCGGTATTTTCCAAGG ACGGAGAGCGTGTAGCCAACACCACGCTGATAGACGGTCTGCTGGACAAGGACTTCCAGCTCGTCATCAACGATGCAGTTTATGACGTCCAGTCGCCTGAAAAGG tgtgtgtgtccagtgagCACGCCTTGGAGCTGGAGGACATGAAACATGTTGTGCATCTGCTACACACAGCGCTCCACCTGCCTGAACACCACTtgctgaaagagagggagctgCTGGAGAAACTGGACAACCTCAAACAAGAACTTTCGCCTCTAGAGAAG ATGAAGGCACAGCTGTCCCATACATCAGACTTCAAGACATCCAAGGTTCTCTGGACCGGCATGGCCCTATTATCTGTGCAGGGTGGCGCTCTGGCCTGGCTCACCTGGTGGGTCTATTCGTGGGATGTAATGGAACCCGTCACTTATTTCATCACCTACGCCACCAGCATTGGAGCCTTCGCCTATTACGTCCTGACCAAACAG GATTATTTGTACCCAGATGCTAAAGACAGACAGTTCCTGCATTACTTTTACAAGGGGGCCAGCAAGAAGAAAttcaatgtgaaaaaatacaatgagTTGAAGGATGAACTGGCTCAG gtGGAGGAGGACCTGAGGCGTCTGAAATATCCAACTCAACTCCAGCTGCCAATCGAACAGATCCAGCCAAAGCCATGA
- the LOC120800848 gene encoding calcium uniporter regulatory subunit MCUb, mitochondrial-like isoform X1, with protein sequence MASARMVGKVAARLFGSLQPLRRGLKTTRPATFLDQVQQGRPLLGSCQALFYSTLPPSSDVSLKYKYGRLVLEVPLPSRNEKCLFFLRPMLMSVGDLIADLQREDPGATASVFSKDGERVANTTLIDGLLDKDFQLVINDAVYDVQSPEKVCVSSEHALELEDMKHVVHLLHTALHLPEHHLLKERELLEKLDNLKQELSPLEKMKAQLSHTSDFKTSKVLWTGMALLSVQGGALAWLTWWVYSWDVMEPVTYFITYATSIGAFAYYVLTKQDYLYPDAKDRQFLHYFYKGASKKKFNVKKYNELKDELAQVEEDLRRLKYPTQLQLPIEQIQPKP encoded by the exons ATGGCTTCGGCGCGGATGGTCGGCAAAGTTGCGGCGAGACTTTTCGGAAGTCTGCAGCCTCTTCGCCGCGGCCTCAAAACCACTCGCCCGGCCACATTTCTCGACCAG gTTCAACAGGGGCGGCCTCTACTTGGAAGTTGTCAGGCTCTTTTCTACAGTACACTCCCGCCATCCAGTG ATGTGTCTTTGAAGTACAAATATGGCCGCCTGGTTCTGGAGGTCCCGTTGCCATCTAGGAATGAGAAGTGTCTGTTCTTCCTCAGACCCATGCTGATGAGTGTAGGAGACCTGATCGCAGATCTGCAGAGAGAGGACCCTGGAGCTACTGCTTCGGTATTTTCCAAGG ACGGAGAGCGTGTAGCCAACACCACGCTGATAGACGGTCTGCTGGACAAGGACTTCCAGCTCGTCATCAACGATGCAGTTTATGACGTCCAGTCGCCTGAAAAGG tgtgtgtgtccagtgagCACGCCTTGGAGCTGGAGGACATGAAACATGTTGTGCATCTGCTACACACAGCGCTCCACCTGCCTGAACACCACTtgctgaaagagagggagctgCTGGAGAAACTGGACAACCTCAAACAAGAACTTTCGCCTCTAGAGAAG ATGAAGGCACAGCTGTCCCATACATCAGACTTCAAGACATCCAAGGTTCTCTGGACCGGCATGGCCCTATTATCTGTGCAGGGTGGCGCTCTGGCCTGGCTCACCTGGTGGGTCTATTCGTGGGATGTAATGGAACCCGTCACTTATTTCATCACCTACGCCACCAGCATTGGAGCCTTCGCCTATTACGTCCTGACCAAACAG GATTATTTGTACCCAGATGCTAAAGACAGACAGTTCCTGCATTACTTTTACAAGGGGGCCAGCAAGAAGAAAttcaatgtgaaaaaatacaatgagTTGAAGGATGAACTGGCTCAG gtGGAGGAGGACCTGAGGCGTCTGAAATATCCAACTCAACTCCAGCTGCCAATCGAACAGATCCAGCCAAAGCCATGA
- the LOC120800848 gene encoding calcium uniporter regulatory subunit MCUb, mitochondrial-like isoform X4 translates to MVQQGRPLLGSCQALFYSTLPPSSDVSLKYKYGRLVLEVPLPSRNEKCLFFLRPMLMSVGDLIADLQREDPGATASVFSKDGERVANTTLIDGLLDKDFQLVINDAVYDVQSPEKVCVSSEHALELEDMKHVVHLLHTALHLPEHHLLKERELLEKLDNLKQELSPLEKMKAQLSHTSDFKTSKVLWTGMALLSVQGGALAWLTWWVYSWDVMEPVTYFITYATSIGAFAYYVLTKQDYLYPDAKDRQFLHYFYKGASKKKFNVKKYNELKDELAQVEEDLRRLKYPTQLQLPIEQIQPKP, encoded by the exons atg gTTCAACAGGGGCGGCCTCTACTTGGAAGTTGTCAGGCTCTTTTCTACAGTACACTCCCGCCATCCAGTG ATGTGTCTTTGAAGTACAAATATGGCCGCCTGGTTCTGGAGGTCCCGTTGCCATCTAGGAATGAGAAGTGTCTGTTCTTCCTCAGACCCATGCTGATGAGTGTAGGAGACCTGATCGCAGATCTGCAGAGAGAGGACCCTGGAGCTACTGCTTCGGTATTTTCCAAGG ACGGAGAGCGTGTAGCCAACACCACGCTGATAGACGGTCTGCTGGACAAGGACTTCCAGCTCGTCATCAACGATGCAGTTTATGACGTCCAGTCGCCTGAAAAGG tgtgtgtgtccagtgagCACGCCTTGGAGCTGGAGGACATGAAACATGTTGTGCATCTGCTACACACAGCGCTCCACCTGCCTGAACACCACTtgctgaaagagagggagctgCTGGAGAAACTGGACAACCTCAAACAAGAACTTTCGCCTCTAGAGAAG ATGAAGGCACAGCTGTCCCATACATCAGACTTCAAGACATCCAAGGTTCTCTGGACCGGCATGGCCCTATTATCTGTGCAGGGTGGCGCTCTGGCCTGGCTCACCTGGTGGGTCTATTCGTGGGATGTAATGGAACCCGTCACTTATTTCATCACCTACGCCACCAGCATTGGAGCCTTCGCCTATTACGTCCTGACCAAACAG GATTATTTGTACCCAGATGCTAAAGACAGACAGTTCCTGCATTACTTTTACAAGGGGGCCAGCAAGAAGAAAttcaatgtgaaaaaatacaatgagTTGAAGGATGAACTGGCTCAG gtGGAGGAGGACCTGAGGCGTCTGAAATATCCAACTCAACTCCAGCTGCCAATCGAACAGATCCAGCCAAAGCCATGA